In Pseudomonas fakonensis, one DNA window encodes the following:
- a CDS encoding sensor histidine kinase — protein MIVKPTPPRRPRWRSLALLALCLAPLLWPLHHLAERYYQDQLASQNRQTLDLYVANLLGTLHRYEVLPQILGDLPALRGALADPFKLEAVTNANRLLKDITHQSGAEVMYLMDVSGNTLAASNWDKQDSFVGRNFAFRPYFNQAMAGRLGRFFGQGTTSAKRGYFFAAAVRDRERVIGVLVVKVDLDHTETLWGRTPEQLLLTDQNGVVVLTSRPDWRFRATRELTDAERQAIIAIQPYPTQAPQPLTLPVDAWITQTRDIKETGWQVSILAPRILVDRSVQTVMAIGAGALLVAMLLAGLVMQRRRHYIDRIDFEAHARQELEKRVAERTAALEGLNTRLKSAVLERENAQQELVRAQDELVQAGKLSVLGTMSASISHELNQPLAAIRSYAENAEILLDHERTDDVRGNLKLIGELTGRMASIIAHLRAFARRDRHAPESVALQPALDDALALLAKRRRAMAVELVRDLPEATLWVQAGETRLRQVLGNLLANALDALTEKANPRKLWLSAERVEDCVYLYIRDNGPGFSRQALEHAKEPFFTTKTRTQGLGLGLAICESLMRALGGELLLANHPEGGALLTLQLRVAKPGANLQSSEDTSA, from the coding sequence ATGATCGTAAAACCGACGCCTCCCCGCCGTCCCCGCTGGCGCAGCCTCGCCCTGCTGGCCCTGTGCCTGGCGCCGCTGCTGTGGCCGCTACACCACCTGGCCGAGCGTTATTACCAGGACCAACTCGCCTCACAGAACCGCCAAACCCTCGACCTGTACGTCGCCAACCTGCTCGGCACCCTGCACCGCTACGAGGTGCTGCCGCAGATCCTCGGCGACCTGCCGGCACTACGTGGCGCCCTGGCCGACCCGTTCAAGCTCGAGGCAGTGACCAACGCCAACCGCCTGCTCAAGGACATCACCCACCAGAGCGGTGCCGAGGTGATGTACCTGATGGACGTCAGCGGCAACACCCTGGCCGCCTCCAACTGGGACAAGCAAGATAGCTTCGTCGGCCGCAACTTCGCCTTCCGCCCGTACTTCAACCAGGCCATGGCCGGGCGCCTGGGGCGTTTCTTCGGCCAGGGCACCACCTCGGCCAAGCGCGGCTACTTCTTCGCAGCAGCGGTGCGCGACCGCGAGCGGGTGATCGGCGTACTGGTGGTCAAGGTCGACCTCGACCACACCGAAACCCTGTGGGGCCGCACCCCCGAACAGTTGCTGCTGACCGACCAGAACGGCGTGGTGGTGCTGACTTCACGCCCGGACTGGCGCTTTCGCGCCACCCGCGAGCTGACCGACGCCGAACGCCAGGCGATCATCGCCATCCAGCCCTACCCGACCCAGGCCCCGCAGCCGCTGACCCTGCCCGTCGACGCCTGGATCACCCAGACCCGCGACATCAAGGAAACCGGCTGGCAGGTGAGCATCCTCGCCCCGCGCATCCTGGTCGACCGCTCGGTGCAGACAGTGATGGCCATCGGCGCCGGCGCCCTGCTGGTGGCCATGCTGCTGGCCGGCCTGGTGATGCAGCGCCGGCGCCACTACATCGACCGCATCGACTTCGAAGCCCATGCCCGGCAAGAGCTGGAAAAGCGCGTTGCCGAACGTACCGCCGCCCTCGAAGGCCTCAACACCCGCCTGAAAAGCGCTGTGCTTGAGCGCGAGAACGCCCAGCAGGAGCTGGTGCGCGCCCAGGACGAACTGGTGCAGGCCGGCAAGCTGTCGGTGCTGGGCACCATGTCGGCGAGCATCAGCCACGAGCTCAACCAGCCTTTGGCGGCGATCCGCAGCTATGCCGAAAACGCCGAGATCCTGCTCGACCATGAGCGCACCGACGATGTGCGTGGCAACCTCAAGTTGATCGGCGAGCTGACCGGGCGCATGGCCTCGATCATCGCCCACCTGCGCGCCTTCGCCCGCCGCGACCGCCACGCCCCCGAGAGCGTGGCCTTGCAACCGGCGCTGGACGACGCCCTGGCGCTGCTGGCCAAGCGCCGCCGGGCGATGGCGGTGGAGCTGGTGCGCGACCTGCCCGAGGCCACCCTGTGGGTACAGGCCGGAGAAACCCGCCTGCGTCAGGTGCTGGGCAACCTGCTGGCCAACGCCCTGGACGCCCTCACCGAAAAAGCCAACCCGCGCAAACTGTGGCTGAGTGCCGAGCGCGTCGAGGACTGCGTCTACCTGTACATCCGTGACAACGGCCCGGGCTTCAGCCGCCAGGCCCTGGAGCACGCCAAGGAGCCGTTCTTCACCACCAAGACCCGCACCCAGGGCCTGGGCCTGGGCCTGGCCATCTGCGAAAGCCTGATGCGCGCCCTGGGCGGTGAACTGCTGCTGGCCAACCACCCGGAAGGCGGCGCCCTGCTGACCCTGCAACTGCGCGTGGCCAAGCCCGGCGCCAACCTGCAATCTTCGGAGGACACCTCGGCATGA
- the cysQ gene encoding 3'(2'),5'-bisphosphate nucleotidase CysQ, which produces MKDLQLMHEVVKLTQLAGEAILPFWRADVAVSNKADDSPVTAADLAAHRVIADGLLALAPHVPVLSEEDCDIPQAVREGWQRWWLVDPLDGTKEFIAGSEEFTVNIALIENGEVVFGVVAMPTNGRCYFGGRALGAWRTEGDGTVQPIQVRTAPPADRRFTVVASRRHTSPQQEALLAGLGAAVGELELANIGSSLKFCLLAEGSADCYPRLAPTSQWDTAAAQGVLEGAGGEVIGLDGQAFRYPPRESLLNPFFLALPAAAGWRQALVTLAIAIDA; this is translated from the coding sequence ATGAAAGACCTGCAACTGATGCACGAAGTGGTAAAACTCACCCAATTGGCCGGTGAGGCAATTCTGCCGTTCTGGCGCGCCGATGTGGCCGTGTCCAACAAAGCCGATGACTCCCCGGTAACCGCCGCCGACCTGGCTGCACACAGGGTCATTGCCGATGGCCTGCTGGCGCTGGCGCCGCACGTTCCGGTGCTGTCCGAAGAGGATTGCGATATCCCGCAGGCCGTGCGCGAAGGCTGGCAGCGCTGGTGGCTGGTCGACCCGCTGGATGGCACCAAGGAGTTCATCGCCGGCAGCGAAGAGTTCACCGTCAACATCGCGTTGATCGAGAACGGCGAGGTGGTGTTCGGCGTGGTAGCGATGCCGACCAATGGCCGCTGCTACTTTGGTGGGCGTGCGCTGGGCGCCTGGCGCACCGAGGGCGATGGAACCGTGCAGCCGATTCAGGTGCGCACCGCGCCACCAGCCGATCGCCGCTTCACCGTGGTTGCCAGCCGCCGCCATACCAGCCCGCAGCAGGAGGCCCTGCTGGCCGGCCTTGGTGCGGCGGTGGGGGAGCTTGAGCTTGCCAATATCGGCAGCTCGCTGAAGTTCTGCCTGCTAGCCGAAGGCAGTGCCGATTGCTACCCGCGCCTGGCGCCGACTTCGCAGTGGGATACCGCGGCAGCCCAAGGGGTGCTGGAAGGGGCAGGAGGCGAGGTGATCGGCTTGGATGGGCAGGCGTTCCGCTACCCGCCGCGCGAATCGTTGCTCAACCCGTTCTTCCTGGCCTTGCCGGCTGCTGCCGGGTGGCGGCAGGCGTTGGTGACGCTGGCTATTGCGATCGACGCCTGA
- the yrfG gene encoding GMP/IMP nucleotidase, with protein sequence MPVLPWSAIDTVLLDMDGTLLDLHYDNRFWLEHLPQRYAELHGVSRAMAEMELQPLFERHAGTLNWYCLDFWSRELRLPIRELKQEIAELIALKPDADTFLAAIRQAGKRVVMITNAHRDSLSLKLERVELAPYFERLISSHDYGFPKESPQFWDALQADIGFDPARSLFIDDTLAILRSAQRFGVGHLLAVRQPDSQGAVRDTQEFAAVEDYRELLAGL encoded by the coding sequence ATGCCTGTTCTTCCCTGGTCCGCCATCGACACCGTGTTGCTCGACATGGACGGTACCCTGCTCGACCTGCACTACGACAACCGCTTCTGGCTGGAGCACCTGCCCCAGCGCTATGCCGAACTGCACGGAGTGAGCCGGGCGATGGCCGAAATGGAGCTGCAGCCGCTGTTCGAGCGCCATGCCGGCACCCTCAACTGGTACTGCCTGGACTTCTGGAGCCGCGAGTTGCGCCTGCCGATCCGCGAGCTCAAGCAGGAGATCGCCGAGCTGATCGCCCTGAAGCCCGACGCCGATACTTTCCTGGCGGCCATTCGCCAGGCCGGCAAGCGCGTGGTGATGATCACCAACGCGCACCGCGATTCGCTGTCACTGAAGCTGGAACGGGTGGAGCTGGCGCCGTACTTCGAGCGGCTGATCAGCTCGCACGATTACGGGTTCCCGAAAGAGAGCCCGCAGTTCTGGGATGCCTTGCAGGCAGACATCGGCTTCGACCCGGCGCGCAGCCTGTTCATCGATGACACCCTGGCGATCTTGCGCAGTGCGCAGCGCTTTGGGGTGGGGCACCTGCTGGCGGTGAGGCAGCCGGATAGCCAGGGGGCCGTTCGCGATACCCAGGAGTTTGCCGCAGTCGAGGATTACCGCGAGCTTTTGGCTGGCCTGTGA
- a CDS encoding YiiD C-terminal domain-containing protein, with product MTCDSQYLQAVLHSDIPLTREMGMQVLDWHGQCLRLQLPLAPNVNHKSTMFGGSLYCGAVLAGWGWLHLRLRELGIDDGHIVIQEGQISYPLPVTGTAVARCPAPDEKAWERFLAMYQRRGRARLTLETVVSNEGSDEPAVKFSGQYVLHR from the coding sequence GTGACCTGCGACAGCCAATACCTGCAAGCCGTGCTGCACAGCGATATCCCCCTGACCCGCGAGATGGGCATGCAGGTGCTTGACTGGCACGGGCAGTGCCTGCGCCTGCAATTGCCACTGGCGCCCAACGTCAACCACAAGAGCACCATGTTCGGCGGCAGCCTGTACTGCGGCGCGGTGCTGGCGGGCTGGGGCTGGCTGCACCTGAGGTTGCGCGAGCTGGGTATCGATGACGGGCATATCGTCATCCAGGAGGGGCAGATCAGTTACCCGCTGCCGGTGACCGGCACGGCGGTGGCACGTTGCCCGGCGCCGGACGAGAAAGCCTGGGAGCGCTTCCTGGCGATGTACCAGCGCCGCGGGCGGGCGCGCTTGACGCTGGAGACGGTGGTGAGCAACGAAGGCAGTGACGAGCCTGCTGTGAAATTCAGCGGGCAGTACGTGTTGCATCGTTGA
- the nudE gene encoding ADP compounds hydrolase NudE — MRQKPTVLSREIVASSRLFRVEAVQLRFSNGNERTYERLVGRGNGYGAVMIVAMLDAEHAVLVEEYCGGTDEYELSLPKGLIEPGEDVLAAADRELKEEAGFGARQLEHLTELSLSPGYMSQKIQVVLATDLYEERLEGDEPEPMRVDKVNLRELSALAMHPQFTEGRALAALYLARDLLIQRGVMSA; from the coding sequence ATGCGCCAGAAACCCACCGTCCTCAGCCGCGAAATCGTCGCCAGCAGCCGCCTGTTCCGGGTCGAGGCGGTGCAGTTGCGCTTCTCCAACGGCAACGAGCGCACTTATGAACGGCTGGTGGGGCGCGGCAACGGCTATGGCGCGGTGATGATCGTCGCCATGCTCGATGCCGAGCATGCGGTGCTGGTGGAAGAATACTGCGGCGGTACTGACGAGTATGAACTGTCACTGCCCAAAGGCCTGATCGAGCCCGGCGAGGACGTGCTGGCTGCCGCCGACCGCGAACTCAAGGAAGAAGCAGGTTTCGGCGCTCGTCAGCTGGAGCACCTGACCGAGCTGTCGCTGTCGCCCGGCTACATGAGCCAGAAGATCCAGGTGGTGCTGGCCACCGACCTGTACGAGGAGCGCCTGGAGGGCGACGAGCCCGAGCCGATGCGGGTCGACAAGGTCAACCTGCGCGAGCTCTCGGCCCTGGCCATGCACCCGCAGTTCACCGAAGGCCGCGCCCTGGCGGCGTTGTACCTGGCCCGTGACCTGTTGATCCAGCGTGGAGTGATGAGCGCATGA
- the lysM gene encoding peptidoglycan-binding protein LysM: protein MSLFSFVKEAGEKLIDLLTPGNANAEEQLKKHVESVGLGNPNISATVEGDKVILKGEVASQEEKEKIILAAGNIAGVASVEDQITVTGPVVAAARFVTVKKGDTLSAIAVVVYGNAGQYNKIFEANKPMLKHPDKIYPGQVLRIPD from the coding sequence ATGAGCCTGTTCAGCTTCGTCAAGGAGGCCGGTGAGAAGTTGATCGACCTGCTGACTCCCGGCAATGCCAACGCCGAGGAGCAGCTCAAGAAACACGTGGAAAGTGTTGGCTTGGGCAACCCGAACATCAGCGCCACTGTAGAGGGGGACAAGGTCATTCTCAAGGGTGAGGTGGCCAGCCAGGAGGAGAAAGAGAAGATCATCCTCGCGGCCGGCAACATCGCCGGGGTGGCGTCGGTCGAGGACCAGATCACCGTGACCGGGCCGGTCGTGGCGGCGGCGCGCTTCGTGACCGTGAAGAAGGGTGACACGCTGTCGGCGATCGCGGTGGTGGTGTATGGCAATGCCGGGCAGTACAACAAGATCTTCGAGGCCAACAAGCCGATGCTCAAGCACCCGGACAAGATCTACCCGGGGCAGGTGTTGCGTATTCCTGATTGA
- a CDS encoding sigma-54-dependent transcriptional regulator: protein MTETLIDSRAQVILVDDDPHLRQALSQTLDLAGLKVVTLADAQGLAGRIEADWPGVVVSDIRMPGIDGLQLLEQLHARDSELPVLLITGHGDVPLAVQAMRAGAYDFLEKPFATDALLDSVRRALALRRLVLDNRSLRLALSDRQQLATRLVGQSPSMQRLREQIGALAGTRADVLILGETGAGKEVVARALHDLSSRRDGPFVAINAGALAESVVESELFGHEPGAFTGAQKRRIGKFEFANGGTLFLDEIESMSLDVQVKLLRLLQERVVERLGGNQLIPLDIRIIAATKEDLRQSADQGRFRADLYYRLNVAPLRIPALRERGDDILVLFQHFADAASQRHGLPPHSLQPAQRALLLRHDWPGNVRELQNAAERFALGLELALDGQAPAVSTQVQLPVPSGNLSEQVEQFERSLIAAELAQPHSSMRSLAEALGIPRKTLHDKLRKHGLNFDGAGGGHEEHEEARL, encoded by the coding sequence ATGACCGAGACACTGATCGACAGCCGTGCCCAGGTGATCCTGGTCGATGACGACCCGCACCTGCGCCAGGCCCTGAGCCAGACCCTCGACCTGGCCGGGCTCAAGGTGGTGACGCTGGCCGACGCCCAGGGCCTGGCCGGGCGCATAGAGGCCGACTGGCCGGGGGTGGTGGTCAGCGATATCCGCATGCCGGGCATCGACGGCCTGCAACTGCTGGAGCAACTGCATGCCCGCGACAGCGAGCTGCCGGTGCTGCTGATCACCGGCCACGGCGATGTGCCACTGGCGGTGCAGGCCATGCGCGCCGGGGCCTACGATTTTCTGGAAAAGCCCTTCGCCACCGATGCCCTGCTGGACAGCGTGCGCCGCGCCCTGGCCCTGCGCCGCCTGGTGCTGGACAACCGCAGCCTGCGCCTGGCCCTGAGCGACCGCCAGCAACTGGCCACCCGTCTGGTGGGCCAGTCGCCGTCGATGCAGCGCCTGCGCGAGCAGATCGGCGCGCTGGCCGGTACCCGCGCCGATGTGTTGATCCTCGGCGAGACCGGTGCCGGCAAGGAGGTGGTGGCCCGCGCCCTGCACGACTTGTCGAGCCGTCGCGACGGCCCGTTCGTGGCCATCAACGCCGGTGCCCTGGCCGAGTCGGTGGTCGAAAGCGAGCTGTTCGGCCATGAGCCGGGGGCCTTCACCGGCGCGCAGAAACGGCGCATCGGCAAGTTCGAGTTCGCCAACGGCGGTACCCTGTTCCTCGACGAAATCGAAAGCATGAGCCTGGACGTGCAGGTGAAGCTGCTGCGCCTGCTGCAGGAGCGGGTGGTCGAGCGCCTGGGCGGCAACCAGCTGATCCCGCTGGATATCCGTATCATCGCCGCCACCAAGGAAGACCTGCGCCAGTCGGCCGACCAGGGGCGCTTCCGTGCCGACCTTTACTACCGCCTGAACGTTGCGCCGCTGCGCATTCCGGCCCTGCGCGAGCGCGGTGACGACATTCTGGTGTTGTTCCAGCACTTCGCCGATGCCGCCAGCCAGCGCCACGGCCTGCCCCCGCACAGCCTGCAGCCGGCCCAGCGCGCGCTGCTGCTGCGCCACGACTGGCCAGGCAACGTGCGCGAGCTGCAAAACGCCGCCGAACGCTTCGCCCTGGGCCTGGAGCTGGCCCTCGATGGCCAGGCCCCGGCGGTCAGCACACAGGTGCAGCTACCCGTGCCCAGCGGCAACCTCAGCGAACAGGTCGAGCAGTTCGAGCGCTCGCTGATCGCCGCCGAATTGGCCCAGCCGCACAGCTCGATGCGCAGCCTTGCCGAGGCCCTGGGTATCCCGCGCAAGACCCTGCACGACAAGCTGCGCAAGCATGGCCTGAACTTCGACGGTGCCGGCGGCGGGCATGAAGAACATGAGGAGGCACGCCTGTGA
- the fdhD gene encoding formate dehydrogenase accessory sulfurtransferase FdhD, with the protein MQSKPPVCAASTPLALPAASNTYDYVQLDDAAHSSTPLAEEVALAIVYNGLNQAVMLVSPTDLEDFAVGFSVGSGIVSSTDEIYDVKLSGSGSALYADLEISSRAFWNLKDQRRQLAGTSGCGLCGVEALEQALPELNVLPGAPLPPVHWLKDLRQRIDAFQPLGQHCGAVHAALFMDRDGQLLLGREDIGRHNALDKLIGALLRQRIDTAGGLAIVTSRCSLELIQKVLRAGIQTLVSLSAPTGLALQWARKHNLNLIHLPKHSAPRVFSPAAE; encoded by the coding sequence ATGCAAAGCAAACCCCCGGTCTGCGCAGCCTCCACGCCACTGGCCCTGCCCGCTGCCAGCAACACCTACGACTACGTCCAGCTCGACGACGCTGCCCACAGCAGCACGCCGCTGGCCGAGGAAGTGGCCCTGGCCATCGTCTACAACGGTCTCAACCAGGCGGTGATGCTGGTCAGCCCCACCGACCTCGAGGACTTCGCCGTGGGTTTCAGCGTGGGCAGCGGCATCGTCAGCAGCACCGACGAAATCTATGACGTGAAGCTGTCCGGCAGCGGTTCGGCGTTGTACGCCGACCTGGAAATCTCCAGCCGCGCCTTCTGGAACCTCAAGGACCAGCGCCGCCAGCTGGCCGGCACCAGTGGCTGCGGCCTGTGCGGTGTCGAGGCCCTGGAGCAGGCCCTGCCGGAACTGAACGTGCTGCCCGGCGCGCCCCTGCCACCGGTGCATTGGCTCAAGGACCTGCGCCAGCGCATCGATGCCTTCCAGCCCCTGGGCCAGCACTGCGGCGCAGTACATGCGGCGCTGTTCATGGACCGCGACGGCCAGCTGCTGCTGGGCCGCGAGGACATCGGTCGGCACAACGCTCTGGACAAGCTGATCGGCGCCCTGCTGCGCCAGCGCATCGACACTGCCGGGGGCCTGGCCATCGTCACCAGCCGCTGCAGCCTGGAGCTGATCCAGAAAGTGCTGCGCGCCGGTATCCAGACCCTGGTCAGCCTCTCGGCCCCCACCGGCCTTGCCCTGCAGTGGGCACGCAAGCACAACCTCAACCTCATTCATTTGCCCAAACACAGTGCACCGCGGGTGTTCAGCCCAGCGGCGGAGTAG